One window from the genome of Nocardia higoensis encodes:
- the fgd gene encoding glucose-6-phosphate dehydrogenase (coenzyme-F420): protein MGDLETGDLKLGYKASAEQFGPRELVDIAVLAEEHGMDSATVSDHFQPWRHKGGHAPFSLAWMAAVGARTERIQLGTSVLTPTFRYNPAVIAQAFATMGCLYPGRVMLGVGTGEALNEIATGYQGEWPEFKERFARLRESVDLMRALWTGDRVDFDGQYYKTVGASIYDVPEGGLPVYIAAGGPLVARYAGRAGDGFICTSGKGMELYTEKLMPALAEGAAKVERTVGDIDRMIEIKISYDTDPELALENTRFWAPLSLTAEQKHSITDPIEMEAAADALPIEQIAKRWIVASDPDEAVEQIKPYLDAGLNHLVFHAPGHDQRRFLGLFQRDLAPRLRALG from the coding sequence ATGGGTGATCTCGAGACGGGCGATCTCAAGCTGGGATACAAGGCGTCGGCGGAACAATTCGGTCCGCGCGAACTGGTGGACATCGCGGTCCTGGCCGAGGAGCACGGCATGGACTCCGCCACCGTGAGCGACCACTTCCAGCCATGGCGGCACAAGGGCGGGCACGCGCCGTTCTCGCTGGCCTGGATGGCGGCGGTGGGCGCGCGCACCGAACGCATCCAACTGGGCACCTCCGTACTGACCCCCACCTTCCGCTACAACCCCGCGGTGATCGCGCAGGCGTTCGCCACCATGGGCTGCCTGTACCCGGGGCGGGTCATGCTCGGTGTCGGCACCGGTGAGGCGCTCAACGAGATCGCCACCGGCTACCAGGGCGAATGGCCGGAGTTCAAGGAGCGGTTCGCGCGGCTGCGCGAGTCGGTGGACCTGATGCGGGCGCTGTGGACCGGTGATCGCGTCGACTTCGACGGGCAGTACTACAAGACCGTCGGCGCGTCGATCTACGACGTGCCCGAGGGTGGCCTGCCGGTCTACATCGCCGCGGGCGGTCCGCTGGTGGCCCGCTACGCCGGTCGCGCGGGCGACGGGTTCATCTGCACCTCGGGCAAGGGCATGGAGCTCTACACCGAGAAGCTGATGCCCGCGCTGGCCGAGGGCGCGGCGAAGGTCGAGCGCACGGTCGGCGACATCGACCGGATGATCGAGATCAAGATCTCCTACGACACCGATCCCGAACTGGCGCTGGAGAACACGCGCTTCTGGGCGCCGCTGTCGCTGACCGCCGAGCAGAAGCACAGCATCACCGACCCGATCGAGATGGAGGCCGCTGCTGACGCGCTGCCGATCGAGCAGATCGCCAAGCGCTGGATCGTGGCCAGCGACCCGGACGAGGCCGTGGAGCAGATCAAGCCGTACCTGGACGCGGGCCTGAACCACCTGGTCTTCCACGCGCCCGGCCACGACCAGCGCCGATTCCTCGGGCTGTTCCAGCGCGATCTCGCCCCGCGCCTGCGCGCACTGGGCTGA
- a CDS encoding FAD/NAD(P)-binding protein — MTEQSAAPASGARPLRIAIVGAGPAGIYAADALMKSDAEVSIDLYERMPAPFGLI; from the coding sequence ATGACCGAACAGAGTGCAGCGCCGGCCAGCGGCGCACGCCCGCTCCGCATCGCGATCGTGGGCGCCGGGCCGGCCGGGATCTACGCCGCCGACGCGTTGATGAAGTCCGATGCCGAGGTCAGCATCGATCTCTACGAACGCATGCCCGCGCCGTTCGGCCTGATCC
- a CDS encoding rhodanese-like domain-containing protein encodes MSYAGDITPSQAWELLRDNPAAALIDVRTEAEWRFVGVPDTSSIDRPTTLIEWVDGTGSPNRRFAEQLSKALAGRDPEAPVVFLCRSGQRSANAATLATDLGIAPAYNVIDGFEGPLDADGRRGGAGWRAEGLPWRQS; translated from the coding sequence ATGAGTTATGCCGGGGACATCACCCCGTCTCAGGCGTGGGAGCTGTTGCGTGACAATCCCGCGGCTGCCCTGATCGACGTGCGCACCGAAGCCGAATGGCGCTTCGTCGGCGTGCCCGACACCAGTTCCATCGACCGGCCCACCACGCTGATCGAATGGGTCGACGGCACGGGCTCGCCCAATCGGCGCTTCGCCGAGCAGTTGAGCAAGGCGCTGGCCGGTCGCGATCCCGAGGCCCCCGTCGTCTTCCTGTGTCGTTCCGGCCAGCGCTCCGCCAACGCCGCGACCTTGGCCACCGATCTGGGAATCGCTCCCGCCTACAACGTGATCGACGGTTTCGAAGGTCCGCTGGACGCCGACGGGCGTCGCGGCGGCGCGGGCTGGCGGGCCGAGGGGCTGCCGTGGAGGCAGTCGTGA
- a CDS encoding O-succinylhomoserine sulfhydrylase, whose translation MITGGSFDKPLPEGVGPATVGVRGGLRRSGFEETSEALYLTSGFVYESAEAAEAAFTGEVEHFVYSRYGNPTVAMFEERIRLMDGAEAAFATASGMSAVFTALGALLKAGDRLVAARSLFGSCFVVCNEILPRWGVETVFVDGEDLDQWEQALSVPTTAVFFETPANPMQTLVDVRRVSELAHAAGAKVVLDNVFATPLLQKGFDLGADVIVYSGTKHIDGQGRVLGGAILGDREYIDGPVKNLMRHTGPALSPFNAWTLLKGLETMPLRVRHSTESALRIARFLEGHSSVAWVKYPFLESHPQYDLARGQMSGGGTVVTFELAAGDGEGKKRAFEVLNRLRIVDISNNLGDAKTLITHPATTTHRAMGPEGRAGIGLSDGVVRISVGLEDVEDLLGDLEHALS comes from the coding sequence GTGATCACCGGAGGTTCGTTCGACAAGCCGCTGCCCGAGGGCGTCGGCCCCGCCACCGTCGGGGTGCGCGGCGGGCTGCGCCGCTCCGGTTTCGAGGAGACCTCCGAGGCGCTGTACCTGACCTCCGGATTCGTCTACGAGAGCGCCGAGGCCGCCGAGGCCGCGTTCACCGGCGAGGTCGAGCACTTCGTCTACTCCCGCTACGGCAACCCCACCGTGGCGATGTTCGAGGAGCGCATCCGCCTGATGGACGGCGCGGAAGCCGCGTTCGCCACCGCCAGCGGTATGTCGGCGGTGTTCACCGCGCTCGGCGCGCTGCTGAAGGCCGGTGACCGGCTGGTCGCCGCGCGCAGCCTGTTCGGTTCCTGCTTCGTGGTGTGCAACGAGATCCTGCCGCGCTGGGGCGTGGAGACGGTGTTCGTCGACGGCGAGGATCTCGACCAGTGGGAGCAGGCGCTGTCGGTGCCCACCACGGCCGTGTTCTTCGAGACCCCGGCCAACCCGATGCAGACCCTCGTGGATGTGCGCCGGGTGTCCGAACTCGCCCACGCCGCGGGCGCGAAGGTGGTGCTGGACAACGTCTTCGCCACCCCGCTGCTGCAGAAGGGCTTCGATCTCGGCGCCGACGTGATCGTCTACTCCGGCACCAAGCACATCGACGGCCAGGGCCGGGTACTCGGCGGCGCCATCCTCGGCGATCGGGAATACATCGACGGCCCGGTCAAGAACCTCATGCGTCACACCGGCCCGGCGCTGAGCCCGTTCAACGCGTGGACCCTGCTCAAGGGCCTGGAGACCATGCCGCTGCGGGTTCGGCACTCGACGGAATCGGCACTGAGGATCGCGCGGTTCCTCGAAGGCCACTCCTCGGTCGCATGGGTGAAGTACCCGTTCCTGGAGTCGCATCCGCAGTACGACTTGGCGCGCGGCCAGATGTCCGGCGGCGGCACCGTGGTCACCTTCGAGCTCGCGGCCGGTGACGGCGAGGGCAAGAAGCGCGCATTCGAAGTGCTCAACCGGTTGCGGATCGTCGACATCTCCAACAACCTGGGAGATGCCAAGACACTGATCACCCACCCGGCCACCACCACCCATCGCGCGATGGGGCCGGAAGGTCGAGCCGGTATCGGCCTGAGCGACGGCGTGGTGCGCATCTCCGTCGGCCTGGAGGACGTCGAGGATCTGCTCGGCGATCTCGAACACGCCCTGAGCTGA
- a CDS encoding VOC family protein: MTAPNMFIVYVTDAPASARFYGELFDMKPLYESPRFIAFDLGGGVQLALWSGVEDDSLGSVTRTSEVCLTVDGGAERIDALHRDWVARGVRIAMEPHDEVFGRTFLATDPDGNLIRVAPVD; this comes from the coding sequence ATGACCGCACCGAACATGTTCATCGTCTACGTCACCGACGCGCCGGCCTCGGCCCGGTTCTACGGCGAGCTCTTCGACATGAAGCCGCTCTACGAGAGCCCCCGCTTCATCGCCTTCGACCTGGGCGGCGGCGTTCAGCTCGCGCTGTGGAGCGGGGTCGAAGACGACAGCCTCGGCTCCGTCACGCGGACCAGCGAGGTGTGCCTGACGGTCGACGGCGGCGCCGAGCGGATCGACGCACTGCACCGCGACTGGGTGGCCAGGGGTGTGCGCATCGCGATGGAACCGCACGACGAGGTGTTCGGGCGCACCTTCCTCGCCACCGACCCCGACGGCAATCTGATCCGGGTGGCGCCGGTCGACTGA